The following are encoded in a window of Pangasianodon hypophthalmus isolate fPanHyp1 chromosome 14, fPanHyp1.pri, whole genome shotgun sequence genomic DNA:
- the sars2 gene encoding serine--tRNA ligase, mitochondrial isoform X1 — protein MASSIGTVTRFRSLFFFTSTVKQYVCNTPGRIFRSCFSGRAQSRSSLFEHFKEGYSDKPKLDMQRICEHTDQVIAELENRKGDLGAVDVRAVISAWKQLQEVQKEINELEEHKKMISDKVRTLVEQHDKKVLSGLMAYKSLREEGRRIRVRLSQLYSRQSDLEEEYYCRALRLPNRTHPDVPIGDESQAKVVEMFGHKAEFEFEAKGHLEIGENLDIIRQRRLAHVSGHRSYYLRGAGAQLQIALQNFALDLLQKRGFIPMVVPDMLKGVVFEGCGMQPYAQHSQVYSLDPSRFPNINLAGTGEVGVAGYFMDHAVNLKDLPVRTVCSSTCYRAETDTGREAWGLYRVHHFNKVEMFGVTADETGQESSQLLDEFVLLQKEIFSSLKLHFRVLDMPTQELGAPAFRKYDIEAWMPGRESYGEISSASNCTDYQSRRLNILYERNDGSYKYAHTVNATACAIPRTIIALLETHQTKEGTVHVPDVLQPYLGLEVIGKPSYTPLKYIGPNQPNRTPHSISKSSN, from the exons CGCTCGCTTTTCTTTTTCACGTCAACAGTGAAACAATATGTGTGTAACACACCAGGACGGATTTTCAGATCGTGTTTCTCTGGCCGTGCCCAGAGCAGGAGCAGCCTTTTCGAGCACTTTAAGGAGGGCTACAGTGATAAACCTAAGCTGGACATGCAGAGAATCTGTGAACACACCGACCAAGTCATTGCTGAGTTGGAGAACAGGAAAGGAGATTTAGGGGCAGTCGATGTCCGAGCTGTT ATATCAGCGTGGAAGCAGCTGCAGGAGGTGCAGAAAGAGATAAACGAGTTGGAGGAACATAAGAAAATGATCAGTGACAAAGTCCGGACTCTTGTG GAGCAGCATGACAAAAAAGTCCTGTCTGGT CTTATGGCATACAAGTCTTTGAGAGAAGAAGGCCGAAGGATCAGAGTGAGGTTGAGTCAACTGTACTCACGACAGAGTGACTTGGAGGAGGAATATTATTGTCGAGCTCTGAGGCTTCCCAACAGAACACATCCAGATGTG cccATTGGAGATGAGAGCCAGGCAAAGGTTGTTGAAATGTTCGGACATAAAGCTG AGTTTGAATTCGAAGCCAAAGGCCACCTTGAAATTGGAGAAAATCTGGATATCATAAGACAACG gcGCCTTGCTCATGTGTCAGGTCACAGGTCGTACTATCTGAGGGGAGCAGGAGCCCAGCTTCAAATTGCATTACAGAACTTTGCTCTTGACCTCCTTCAGAAAAGG GGGTTTATCCCAATGGTTGTTCCAGACATGCTGAAAGGAGTCGTGTTT GAGGGTTGTGGGATGCAACCTTATGCACAACACTCGCAGGTTTACTCCCTGGACCCAAGCCGCTTCCCCAACATTAATCTTGCTGGAACAGGTGAAGTCGGAGTTGCAG GTTACTTTATGGACCATGCTGTGAATTTGAAAGACCTGCCAGTAAG GACAGTGTGCAGTAGCACATGTTACCGAGCAGAAACTGATACAGGCAGAGAAGCCTGGGGCCTCTACAGGGTTCATCACTTTAACAAG gtggagatgtttggtgtaACAGCAGATGAAACTGGTCAGGAGAGTTCTCAGTTGCTGGATGAGTTTGTGTTGTTGCAGAAGGAGATTTTCTCTTCACTCAAGCTCCATTTCAG AGTTTTAGACATGCCCACTCAGGAGCTGGGGGCACCAGCCTTCAGGAAGTATGACATTGAAGCGTGGATGCCAGGCCGTGAAAGTTATGGCGAG ATCTCCAGTGCATCTAACTGCACTGACTACCAGAGCCGGCGACTGAACATTCTCTATGAGAGAAATGATGGCAGTTATAAGTATGCACACACA GTGAATGCTACAGCTTGTGCTATTCCACGCACCATTATTGCACTTTTGGAAACACATCAAACAAAA GAAGGAACTGTACATGTTCCAGATGTTTTGCAGCCTTACCTTGGCTTAGAGGTGATTGGAAAGCCTTCATACACTCCCCTGAAATACATCGGACCAAATCAGCCCAACCGTACACCTCATTCCATTTCTAAAAGCTCCAACTAA
- the sars2 gene encoding serine--tRNA ligase, mitochondrial isoform X2: MASSIGTVTRFRSLFFFTSTVKQYVCNTPGRIFRSCFSGRAQSRSSLFEHFKEGYSDKPKLDMQRICEHTDQVIAELENRKGDLGAVDVRAVEQHDKKVLSGLMAYKSLREEGRRIRVRLSQLYSRQSDLEEEYYCRALRLPNRTHPDVPIGDESQAKVVEMFGHKAEFEFEAKGHLEIGENLDIIRQRRLAHVSGHRSYYLRGAGAQLQIALQNFALDLLQKRGFIPMVVPDMLKGVVFEGCGMQPYAQHSQVYSLDPSRFPNINLAGTGEVGVAGYFMDHAVNLKDLPVRTVCSSTCYRAETDTGREAWGLYRVHHFNKVEMFGVTADETGQESSQLLDEFVLLQKEIFSSLKLHFRVLDMPTQELGAPAFRKYDIEAWMPGRESYGEISSASNCTDYQSRRLNILYERNDGSYKYAHTVNATACAIPRTIIALLETHQTKEGTVHVPDVLQPYLGLEVIGKPSYTPLKYIGPNQPNRTPHSISKSSN; this comes from the exons CGCTCGCTTTTCTTTTTCACGTCAACAGTGAAACAATATGTGTGTAACACACCAGGACGGATTTTCAGATCGTGTTTCTCTGGCCGTGCCCAGAGCAGGAGCAGCCTTTTCGAGCACTTTAAGGAGGGCTACAGTGATAAACCTAAGCTGGACATGCAGAGAATCTGTGAACACACCGACCAAGTCATTGCTGAGTTGGAGAACAGGAAAGGAGATTTAGGGGCAGTCGATGTCCGAGCTGTT GAGCAGCATGACAAAAAAGTCCTGTCTGGT CTTATGGCATACAAGTCTTTGAGAGAAGAAGGCCGAAGGATCAGAGTGAGGTTGAGTCAACTGTACTCACGACAGAGTGACTTGGAGGAGGAATATTATTGTCGAGCTCTGAGGCTTCCCAACAGAACACATCCAGATGTG cccATTGGAGATGAGAGCCAGGCAAAGGTTGTTGAAATGTTCGGACATAAAGCTG AGTTTGAATTCGAAGCCAAAGGCCACCTTGAAATTGGAGAAAATCTGGATATCATAAGACAACG gcGCCTTGCTCATGTGTCAGGTCACAGGTCGTACTATCTGAGGGGAGCAGGAGCCCAGCTTCAAATTGCATTACAGAACTTTGCTCTTGACCTCCTTCAGAAAAGG GGGTTTATCCCAATGGTTGTTCCAGACATGCTGAAAGGAGTCGTGTTT GAGGGTTGTGGGATGCAACCTTATGCACAACACTCGCAGGTTTACTCCCTGGACCCAAGCCGCTTCCCCAACATTAATCTTGCTGGAACAGGTGAAGTCGGAGTTGCAG GTTACTTTATGGACCATGCTGTGAATTTGAAAGACCTGCCAGTAAG GACAGTGTGCAGTAGCACATGTTACCGAGCAGAAACTGATACAGGCAGAGAAGCCTGGGGCCTCTACAGGGTTCATCACTTTAACAAG gtggagatgtttggtgtaACAGCAGATGAAACTGGTCAGGAGAGTTCTCAGTTGCTGGATGAGTTTGTGTTGTTGCAGAAGGAGATTTTCTCTTCACTCAAGCTCCATTTCAG AGTTTTAGACATGCCCACTCAGGAGCTGGGGGCACCAGCCTTCAGGAAGTATGACATTGAAGCGTGGATGCCAGGCCGTGAAAGTTATGGCGAG ATCTCCAGTGCATCTAACTGCACTGACTACCAGAGCCGGCGACTGAACATTCTCTATGAGAGAAATGATGGCAGTTATAAGTATGCACACACA GTGAATGCTACAGCTTGTGCTATTCCACGCACCATTATTGCACTTTTGGAAACACATCAAACAAAA GAAGGAACTGTACATGTTCCAGATGTTTTGCAGCCTTACCTTGGCTTAGAGGTGATTGGAAAGCCTTCATACACTCCCCTGAAATACATCGGACCAAATCAGCCCAACCGTACACCTCATTCCATTTCTAAAAGCTCCAACTAA
- the med29 gene encoding mediator of RNA polymerase II transcription subunit 29 isoform X1, with protein MSQQPPPPANPQAVLQQPPQQQQQQQLNQQQDFDPVHRFKMLIPQLKESLQNVMAIASQNFAHNTAIDNGIAVRAEKPLSPRKSNDSTVQRFDKSLEEFYALCDQLELCLRLAHECLSQSIDSAKHSPNLVPTATKPDTVQTESLSYSQYLSMIKSQISCAKDIHNALLECSKKIAGKSQQQGIL; from the exons ATGTCCCAGCAACCGCCTCCGCCAGCAAACCCACAGGCAGTACTTCAGCAGCctccacaacaacaacagcaacagcagctcAACCAACAGCAGGATTTCGACCCTGTTCATAGGTTTAAAATGCTGATTCCTCAATTAAAAGAGAGTTTACAG AACGTAATGGCCATCGCTTCACAAAATTTTGCACACAATACAGCAATTGATAACGGAAT TGCAGTGAGGGCAGAAAAGCCACTCTCACCAAG aaagaGTAATGATTCCACAGTTCAGCGATTTGACAAGAGTTTAGAAGAGTTTTACGCCCTCTGCGATCAACTGGAGCTCTGTCTG CGCCTGGCTCACGAGTGCCTCTCTCAGAGCATTGACAGTGCCAAACACTCTCCAAACCTGGTGCCTACAGCGACCAAACCTGACACAGTGCAAACAGAGTCTCTGTCTTATTCTCAGTATCTCAGCATGATCAAGTCTCAGATATCTTGTGCTAAAGACATCCATAATGCTCTGCTGGAATGCTCCAAGAAAATAGCGGGAAAGAGTCAGCAGCAAGGCATCCTTTAA
- the med29 gene encoding mediator of RNA polymerase II transcription subunit 29 isoform X2: protein MSQQPPPPANPQAVLQQPPQQQQQQQLNQQQDFDPVHRFKMLIPQLKESLQNVMAIASQNFAHNTAIDNGIKSNDSTVQRFDKSLEEFYALCDQLELCLRLAHECLSQSIDSAKHSPNLVPTATKPDTVQTESLSYSQYLSMIKSQISCAKDIHNALLECSKKIAGKSQQQGIL from the exons ATGTCCCAGCAACCGCCTCCGCCAGCAAACCCACAGGCAGTACTTCAGCAGCctccacaacaacaacagcaacagcagctcAACCAACAGCAGGATTTCGACCCTGTTCATAGGTTTAAAATGCTGATTCCTCAATTAAAAGAGAGTTTACAG AACGTAATGGCCATCGCTTCACAAAATTTTGCACACAATACAGCAATTGATAACGGAAT aaagaGTAATGATTCCACAGTTCAGCGATTTGACAAGAGTTTAGAAGAGTTTTACGCCCTCTGCGATCAACTGGAGCTCTGTCTG CGCCTGGCTCACGAGTGCCTCTCTCAGAGCATTGACAGTGCCAAACACTCTCCAAACCTGGTGCCTACAGCGACCAAACCTGACACAGTGCAAACAGAGTCTCTGTCTTATTCTCAGTATCTCAGCATGATCAAGTCTCAGATATCTTGTGCTAAAGACATCCATAATGCTCTGCTGGAATGCTCCAAGAAAATAGCGGGAAAGAGTCAGCAGCAAGGCATCCTTTAA
- the rrp8 gene encoding ribosomal RNA-processing protein 8: MFAEEEWTDNMPAEEQADSVVRAEPLVRKHKAISRHCLKRTLQTLGSAPDWECIKTSPGSDEETEEAPVHLFKKKKKQRCKKQKKTSSTGIEGDMGRETDILQKPVKKRQVKLTVDTANTGRSSKKLYKAVEDSTDERLSRQQWKNKMKNKRRCKNKFLLSSAIADLKLEEKLRQVQDLSVAGKMQNDDSSLWRMASEEKNDNVNLSTDTSEKAQTITKKVNKDTHQLTPIKPVSNGLKTTAYNQCEKQRPVKVDKKSWLQAKKLQRFLNIHVTESNEKLSDSNLEQEKDFKNVSECQVDRSSALRSRMEKQLQSARFRYINELLYTSTSGEAQHIFKQDPDAIKIYHRGYTEQVKRWPANPVDSIIIYIQQRSSSLVIADFGCGDCKIARSVKNKVHCFDLAPVCDLVTACDMANVPLGDSTVDIAVFCLSLMGTNLADFLAEANRVLVMGGVLKVAEVASRFDNIRQFTGALSRLGFKLVSKDTDNSHFYSFEFLKTHNVPNDVRKIGLELKPCLYKKR; the protein is encoded by the exons ATGTTTGCAGAGGAGGAATGGACTGATAACATGCCAGCTGAGGAACAGGCCGACTCTGTAGTGAGGGCTGAGCCTCTTGTTAGGAAG CACAAGGCAATCAGCAGGCACTGCCTTAAGCGAACTCTCCAGACCTTGGGGTCAGCCCCAGACTGGGAATGTATAAAAACTTCTCCAGGTAGTGATGAGGAAACGGAAGAAGCTCCTGTACACCTtttcaagaagaagaagaaacaaaggtgcaaaaaacagaagaaaacttCTAGTACAGGAATTGAAGGAGACATGGGCAGGGAAACAGACATACTGCAGAAACCTGTGAAGAAACGACAAGTGAAGCTTACAGTGGACACAGCCAACACTGGAAGAA GTTCTAAAAAGTTGTATAAAGCAGTAGAAGATTCTACTGATGAAAGATTGAGCCGGCAACAGTGgaagaataaaatgaagaacaagaGGCGATGCAAGAATAAATTCCTTCTCAGTTCGGCTATTGCAGATCTTAAATTGGAGGAAAAGTTGAGGCAGGTGCAGGACCTCTCAGTAGCAGGGAAAATGCAGAATGATGATTCGTCACTTTGGAGAATGGCATCAGAAGAGAAGAACGATAATGTAAACTTGAGTACAGACACATCTGAAAAAGCCCAGACTAttacaaaaaaagtaaacaaagacACACATCAGTTAACACCTATAAAACCAGTCTCTAATGGGTTGAAGACCACTGCatataatcagtgtgaaaaacaaaggCCTGTCaaagtggataaaaagtctTGGCTTCAGGCTAAGAAATTGCAGCGTTTTTTAAACATCCATGTCACTGAAAGCAATGAAAAACTAAGTGATTCAAATCTTGAACAGGAAAAAGATTtcaaaaatgtcagtgaatgtCAAGTGGACCGCTCCAGTGCCTTAAGGTCCCGAATGGAGAAGCAGTTACAATCAGCCCGGTTCCGCTACATAAATGAACTGCTTTACACATCAACAAGTGGTGAGGCCCAACATATATTTAAGCAGGACCCTGATGCCATCAAGATTTACCATAGAGGCTACACTGAACAAGTGAAACGCTGGCCTGCAAACCCAGTGGATTCCATCATCATCTATATTCAGCAAAG ATCGTCATCTTTGGTAATAGCAGACTTTGGCTGTGGAGATTGCAAGATTGCACGGAGTGTGAAGAACAAAGTGCATTGCTTTGATCTGGCTCCTGTATGTGACCTTGTCACTGCCTGTGATATGGCaaat GTGCCACTTGGTGACTCCACAGTTGATATTGCAGTCTTTTGTCTCTCCCTTATGGGGACCAACCTTGCAGACTTTTTGGCTGAGGCAAACAGAGTTCTGGTGATGGG GGGTGTCCTCAAAGTTGCAGAAGTTGCCAGCAGGTTTGATAATATACGCCAGTTCACTGGAGCCTTATCTCGTCTGGGCTTTAAGTTGGTCAGTAAG GACACAGACAACAGCCACTTCTACTCCTTTGAGTTTCTGAAGACACACAATGTTCCAAATGATGTAAGGAAAATAGGGCTTGAACTCAAGCCTTGTTTGTACAAGAAACGGTAG